One region of Candidatus Hydrogenedentota bacterium genomic DNA includes:
- the ssb gene encoding single-stranded DNA-binding protein: MSDLRLPDLNKVIIAGRLTRDPELRYVADNRALCRLGLANTRYFKKKDGSRGEDTTFVDVVLWDRQAEWVGEKLKKGRPVLVEGSLRSDAWEDKNTGQKRTKIEIAGQRVVPLDWEEGGGRGGAASSAPEPRQIEEPIPEDDIPF; this comes from the coding sequence GGTCATCATCGCGGGCCGGCTTACGCGCGATCCCGAATTGCGTTACGTGGCCGACAACCGGGCGCTGTGCCGTCTCGGCCTGGCGAACACGCGCTACTTCAAGAAGAAGGACGGTTCGCGGGGCGAAGATACGACGTTCGTGGACGTGGTTCTCTGGGACCGCCAGGCGGAATGGGTCGGCGAGAAACTCAAGAAGGGCCGGCCGGTGCTGGTGGAAGGCAGCCTGCGCAGCGACGCGTGGGAAGACAAGAACACGGGTCAGAAGCGGACGAAGATCGAGATCGCCGGCCAGCGCGTTGTGCCGCTCGATTGGGAAGAGGGCGGCGGCCGTGGCGGCGCCGCAAGTTCCGCGCCCGAACCGCGGCAGATCGAGGAACCGATCCCGGAAGATGACATCCCGTTCTAG
- a CDS encoding 30S ribosomal protein S18 yields the protein MAKVSAKAKAKVRAKRSKKRKKKKSLRQKVCRLTVDRVVYIDYKDVGLLKHYITERGKIIPRRITGATARHQRMLTRAIKRARQIALLPFVAD from the coding sequence ATGGCGAAGGTAAGCGCGAAAGCGAAAGCGAAGGTGCGCGCGAAGCGCAGCAAGAAGCGGAAAAAGAAGAAGAGTCTACGGCAAAAAGTCTGCCGGCTGACGGTAGATCGCGTCGTATATATCGACTACAAGGACGTGGGTCTGCTCAAGCATTACATCACCGAACGCGGCAAGATTATCCCGCGGCGGATTACCGGCGCGACGGCGCGGCACCAGCGGATGCTGACGCGCGCGATCAAGCGCGCGCGACAGATCGCGTT